The Thamnophis elegans isolate rThaEle1 chromosome Z, rThaEle1.pri, whole genome shotgun sequence genome contains a region encoding:
- the UPP1 gene encoding uridine phosphorylase 1 codes for MATNDLKKKTEDKQCTKDARVCVPNPHLKKMKDDILYHFALGTSTHDFPALFGDVKFVCVGGSPSRMKTFITYIAELLDIGNPGYDYPNICAGTDRYAMYKAGPVLSVSHGMGIPSIAIMLHELIKLLHHAKCCNVTIIRIGTSGGIGLTPGSVVITKQAVDATFKPQFEQIILGKSVIRSTYLDEKLNEDLMECAKELDQFNTVIGNTLCTLDFYEGQARLDGAICTYTEEEKLQYLKEAHKTGVRNIEMESSVFAAMCNLSGLKGAVVCVTLLNRLEGDQISTPHDVLKEYQTRPQKLVGQLIKKHLGKK; via the exons ATGGCTACTAACGATCTGAAGAAAAAGACAGAAGACAAGCAATGTACAAA AGATGCCAGAGTTTGTGTCCCTAATCCACACCTTAAGAAAATGAAAGATGACATCTTATATCATTTTGCCCTTGGGACTAGTACTCATGATTTTCCTGCCTTATTTGGAGATGTAAAG TTTGTATGTGTTGGAGGAAGTCCTTCACGGATGAAAACCTTTATTACCTACATTGCTGAACTGCTGGATATTGGTAACCCTGGTTATGACTATCCCAATATATGTGCTGGAACAGATCGGTATGCAATGTACAAAGCAGGACCTGTACTGTCAGTCAGT CATGGAATGGGAATCCCTTCAATTGCCATTATGTTGCATGAACTCATCAAGCTGCTGCATCATGCCAAATGCTGCAATGTAACCATTATCCGTATTGGCACATCTGGTGGAATAG GTTTGACACCAGGCTCCGTGGTGATCACAAAGCAAGCCGTAGATGCTACCTTCAAGCCACAGTTCGAACAGATTATTTTGGGGAAGTCTGTCATTCGTAGTACATACTTAGATGAAAAATTAAATGAAGACCTTATGGAGTGTGCCAAGGAACTTGATCAGTTCAACACAGTTATTGGAAACACATTGTGCACTCTGGATTTCTATGAAG GTCAAGCTCGCCTTGATGGTGCCATCTGCACATATACTGAAGAAGAGAAACTGCAATATTTGAAGGAAGCTCACAAAACTGGAGTAAGAAATATTGAGATGGAATCTTCTGTTTTTGCAGCTATGTGCAATCTTAGTGGCCTCAAAG GTGCTGTAGTATGTGTAACATTGCTGAACAGACTTGAAGGCGATCAGATCTCTACACCTCATGATGTTTTGAAGGAGTATCAGACAAGACCACAGAAGCTGGTGGGACAGCTGATTAAAAAACATcttgggaaaaagtga